The following coding sequences are from one Abditibacteriaceae bacterium window:
- a CDS encoding ATP-binding protein gives MTIENEQIGMAVTNSELPYRTQFEAICNNATTALFIMDERQQCSYLNPAAEVLTGFSLAEVQGRALHNIIHHTRPDGTPYPLEECPIDQALPTANQQQGEETFVHKNGSFYSVAFTASPMYEAGAPIGTVIEVRSTVEEKRAEVERLELSNREQESREQLGNLLESITDAFFALDSEWHFTYVNHNAESILHRASGELLGKNIWNEFPEAVGSLFHESYRRAMEQQTSVKFEDFYAPLNIWFEVHAYPMHDGLAVYFHDISDRVRFEAALTERTRIAEMTAEVGLALTEGEDLRAMLHDCCNALVTHLDGAFARIWTLNDATQELELQASAGLYTHLDGPHARVPLGQFKIGRIAQSREPHLTNSVGTDLQIGDHAWAKREGMKAFAGYPLIIDEQIVGVMAMFARAPLASVVYDAMASVAHPIALGIEHKRIEAERVRLLESERQAREVAETANRAKDEFLATLSHELRTPLTAILGWTRMISDNRLTEDERIQAVDAVQRNANLQAQLIEDILDVSRIISGKLRLDVRAVELSSIIEDAVESVLPAAQAKEIRLQRVLDSGTNLVSGDANRLQQVVWNLLSNAIKFTPKGGRVQVRLERINSHVEIVVSDSGEGIDAGVLPFVFDRFRQADSTSTRSYGGLGLGLAIVRHLVEMHGGTVDVVSDGAGQGATFTVKLPRVAARPETSLREDGEERREHPSVSGGVRFDCPSELLGLHVLVVDDDNDARALISAILQKCDARVTAVASATEALAALQELRPDVLISDLGMPAEDGYSLIRSVRALPAAQGGQTPAAALTAYARVEDRMRVLRSGFQIHLPKPVEPAELVAVVANLAGRIRATE, from the coding sequence ATGACAATTGAAAACGAACAGATCGGGATGGCGGTAACAAACTCCGAATTACCATATCGCACGCAGTTTGAAGCGATCTGCAACAATGCCACAACCGCTCTTTTCATTATGGACGAGCGCCAGCAGTGTTCGTATTTGAATCCGGCAGCCGAAGTTTTGACGGGATTTTCTCTCGCCGAAGTTCAGGGACGGGCGCTGCACAACATCATTCACCATACCCGGCCCGACGGTACTCCGTATCCACTCGAAGAGTGCCCCATCGATCAGGCGCTTCCCACTGCCAACCAGCAGCAGGGCGAAGAAACCTTTGTGCACAAGAACGGAAGTTTTTATTCGGTCGCTTTCACGGCCAGCCCGATGTACGAAGCGGGTGCGCCGATTGGAACCGTCATCGAAGTACGCAGTACGGTGGAAGAAAAGCGCGCCGAAGTGGAACGACTGGAACTATCGAATCGCGAGCAGGAATCGCGCGAGCAACTCGGCAACTTACTGGAAAGCATTACCGATGCGTTTTTTGCCCTCGACTCGGAATGGCATTTCACCTATGTGAACCATAATGCGGAATCGATACTTCATCGCGCGTCGGGCGAATTACTGGGCAAAAACATCTGGAACGAATTTCCTGAGGCTGTCGGCTCTTTATTTCACGAAAGTTATCGACGGGCGATGGAGCAACAAACCTCCGTTAAATTCGAGGATTTCTATGCGCCACTGAATATCTGGTTCGAAGTTCATGCTTATCCAATGCACGACGGTCTAGCGGTTTATTTTCACGATATTTCCGACCGCGTGCGTTTCGAAGCCGCGCTCACCGAGCGCACACGCATTGCCGAGATGACGGCAGAAGTCGGGCTCGCACTTACCGAAGGTGAAGATTTGCGCGCGATGCTGCACGATTGCTGCAATGCTCTGGTGACGCATCTCGATGGCGCGTTTGCCCGTATCTGGACGCTGAACGATGCAACGCAAGAATTGGAGCTTCAGGCTAGCGCCGGTTTATACACGCATCTCGACGGGCCGCACGCGCGCGTTCCTCTCGGGCAATTCAAAATCGGACGTATTGCCCAAAGCCGCGAGCCGCACCTGACAAACTCGGTCGGCACCGACCTGCAAATTGGCGATCATGCATGGGCCAAGCGCGAAGGCATGAAAGCATTTGCCGGTTATCCCCTGATTATCGACGAACAGATTGTCGGTGTAATGGCGATGTTTGCACGCGCTCCTCTGGCATCCGTCGTGTATGATGCGATGGCGTCGGTTGCTCACCCGATTGCGCTTGGAATCGAGCATAAAAGAATCGAAGCCGAGCGGGTTCGTTTGCTGGAAAGCGAGCGGCAGGCACGCGAGGTCGCCGAGACGGCGAATCGCGCAAAAGATGAATTTCTTGCGACGCTTTCGCATGAACTACGGACGCCGCTGACCGCAATTCTGGGTTGGACGCGGATGATTTCCGACAATCGCCTGACCGAAGACGAACGCATTCAGGCCGTCGATGCCGTTCAGCGCAACGCCAATTTGCAAGCGCAACTCATCGAGGACATTCTCGATGTTTCGCGCATCATTTCTGGCAAATTGCGCCTCGATGTGCGCGCAGTCGAGTTGTCGTCGATAATTGAAGACGCAGTCGAATCAGTGTTGCCCGCCGCACAGGCCAAAGAAATTCGGCTTCAACGCGTGCTCGATTCAGGCACAAATCTGGTGTCGGGAGACGCGAACCGGTTACAGCAGGTCGTCTGGAATCTGCTTTCTAACGCCATCAAATTTACGCCCAAAGGCGGGCGCGTTCAGGTACGTCTAGAGCGAATCAATTCACACGTCGAGATTGTGGTTTCCGATTCGGGCGAAGGGATCGACGCGGGAGTTTTACCCTTCGTTTTTGACCGCTTCCGCCAGGCCGATTCGACATCGACACGCAGTTACGGCGGATTGGGCCTGGGCCTCGCGATTGTGCGGCACCTTGTGGAAATGCACGGTGGAACCGTTGATGTTGTGAGCGACGGCGCGGGGCAGGGTGCCACGTTCACTGTAAAGCTGCCGCGTGTGGCTGCGCGCCCGGAGACTTCCTTGCGCGAAGATGGCGAAGAAAGGCGTGAACATCCGAGTGTCAGCGGTGGGGTGCGGTTTGACTGTCCCTCGGAATTGCTTGGCCTTCATGTTCTCGTCGTTGATGACGACAACGACGCGCGCGCCTTGATTTCCGCGATTCTGCAAAAGTGCGATGCTCGCGTCACGGCGGTCGCGTCGGCAACAGAAGCGCTGGCCGCGTTGCAGGAATTGCGTCCTGATGTTCTTATCAGCGATTTGGGAATGCCCGCCGAAGATGGTTACTCCCTGATTCGCAGCGTTCGCGCTTTGCCCGCCGCGCAGGGCGGCCAGACTCCCGCCGCCGCGTTAACCGCGTATGCACGCGTCGAAGACCGAATGCGTGTGTTGCGCTCAGGCTTTCAGATTCATTTGCCCAAGCCCGTCGAACCCGCCGAACTTGTTGCCGTTGTTGCCAACCTCGCTGGCAGAATCAGGGCAACCGAATAG
- a CDS encoding LacI family DNA-binding transcriptional regulator, which translates to MSNGFVLNAMKKSITIDQVAQQAGIGLGTASRALSGRGSVSPETRERVLRIAAQIGYEANPHAQRLANGRVENTVAIFAGIDLGIATLRLWQIQGCLNEKDYITDVHLLPSYVADQEQRQIKILRDLRRMNPAAIVSQTMGLDEGARRELRQYQESGGIVFTFDEPVDLSCDQVIVDQEDSTYQGTKHLLDMGHRAISYLRHTTQNTLDDLRLRGVKRALREKGLALHNEKFFYDELNESEGPEMAQMYLAIGQKPTAVISNDASASVFMHALIRRGVRVPEELSIVGYDNTPPAQTAIVPITSVAYPLEQVGHHIAEMVQSRLDGTYTGAPRHITLRGTLLQRESVAPPLA; encoded by the coding sequence ATGTCGAACGGCTTTGTCTTGAATGCCATGAAAAAATCGATCACGATAGACCAAGTGGCACAGCAAGCAGGAATTGGGTTGGGCACCGCTTCGCGAGCACTCAGCGGTCGCGGCTCGGTTTCGCCAGAAACGCGGGAAAGGGTTCTCAGGATCGCCGCACAGATAGGATATGAAGCGAACCCACACGCTCAACGACTGGCTAATGGCCGCGTGGAAAACACAGTCGCGATTTTTGCCGGCATTGACTTGGGTATTGCAACTTTGCGCTTGTGGCAGATTCAAGGCTGTCTCAACGAAAAAGATTACATTACCGATGTGCATTTGCTGCCCTCCTATGTCGCAGACCAGGAGCAGAGGCAGATAAAAATTCTTCGCGATTTGCGACGAATGAATCCGGCTGCCATTGTTTCACAGACGATGGGATTGGATGAAGGCGCACGGCGCGAATTGCGGCAGTACCAAGAGAGTGGCGGCATCGTATTCACTTTTGATGAACCCGTTGATTTATCGTGTGATCAGGTTATCGTGGACCAGGAAGATTCTACTTACCAGGGGACGAAGCACCTACTGGATATGGGGCATCGCGCCATCAGCTACCTGCGCCACACGACCCAAAATACCTTAGATGATCTGCGTTTACGGGGCGTTAAGCGGGCTCTGCGCGAGAAAGGCTTGGCGCTCCATAATGAAAAATTTTTTTATGATGAATTGAATGAATCCGAAGGGCCGGAAATGGCCCAAATGTACCTGGCGATCGGACAAAAACCAACAGCTGTTATATCCAACGATGCGTCGGCCTCCGTTTTTATGCATGCTCTGATACGCCGGGGCGTCCGTGTGCCCGAGGAACTGAGCATTGTCGGCTACGACAATACACCGCCAGCGCAGACCGCCATCGTGCCGATAACTTCCGTTGCTTATCCTTTGGAACAAGTCGGCCATCATATCGCCGAAATGGTGCAGAGCCGTCTTGACGGTACCTACACAGGCGCACCTCGCCATATCACGCTACGCGGCACATTGCTGCAACGCGAGAGCGTAGCGCCGCCACTGGCCTAA
- a CDS encoding beta-galactosidase — protein MTSFSGYGRLLHGGDYNPEQWLETPEVWDEDMRLLQLSNCNTVSLGIFAWASLEPSEGVYSFGWMDEIFERLARNGQSIILATPSGGKPNWMGLKYPEIRRTQMSGQKEHQAGRHNHCATSPVYRAKVREINTLLAERYGSHPSLLMWHVSNEYGGYCSCELCFAAFRKWLQKRYGTLEKMNAAWWSRFWSHTFGDWEEITYIDSTVHGLQLDWRRFMTEQGRTFLENEIEPLKEHSPHVPTTTNMMGNYPDNNYWQWADSIDVISWNVYPDWHHFDTEIDVAQSTAWNHDLYRSMKGGQPFYLMETTPSQTNWQQVPTPKRPGIHRLMCLQAIAHGSESALYFQFRKSRGSIEKFHGAIVGHDGTSDTRVFREVAEVGSDFKKLQEVSGSRIAAEVALIYDWENEWAITGAQGPRNRDRNYRQTVEELHRPFWRRGISADVIDSTVDFSGYKILIAPMLYMLRPGVAERITAFVENGGTFVATYLTGIADESDLCFLGGFPGPLREVMGLWIEETDVLQDHHEQSVLFSDGSTPLGGRSYKARHYCDIVRLESAKVLAIYGEQFYAGTPALTENQFGKGRAFYIASRNDANFHEDFVGGLIDSCVLKRALETEIPEGVSVQMRADENHEWIFILNFSNSAQQMTLPDAEYLDVLEGRTASSTLHLPIFGASVLRRARAGDTAKISSHK, from the coding sequence ATGACTTCTTTTTCCGGCTACGGCCGACTTTTACACGGCGGCGACTACAACCCTGAACAGTGGCTGGAAACACCCGAAGTCTGGGACGAGGATATGCGTTTGCTCCAGCTATCGAACTGCAACACGGTTTCGCTGGGCATCTTCGCGTGGGCTTCGCTCGAACCTTCTGAAGGTGTTTATAGCTTCGGGTGGATGGACGAGATTTTCGAGCGCCTGGCGCGCAACGGCCAGAGTATTATTCTGGCGACGCCAAGCGGCGGCAAGCCGAACTGGATGGGGCTGAAATATCCCGAGATTCGGCGCACGCAGATGAGCGGCCAGAAAGAGCATCAGGCAGGTCGACATAACCACTGTGCAACTTCGCCCGTTTACCGCGCCAAAGTGCGTGAGATAAACACGCTTTTGGCAGAGCGCTACGGCAGTCATCCCAGCCTGCTGATGTGGCACGTTTCCAATGAATACGGCGGCTACTGCAGTTGCGAATTATGTTTCGCGGCTTTCCGAAAGTGGTTGCAAAAGCGTTACGGCACTTTGGAAAAAATGAATGCGGCGTGGTGGTCGCGTTTCTGGAGCCACACCTTCGGCGATTGGGAAGAAATCACCTACATCGATTCGACCGTACACGGCTTGCAGCTCGATTGGCGGCGCTTCATGACAGAGCAGGGGCGCACGTTTCTCGAAAACGAAATCGAGCCGCTCAAGGAGCACTCACCTCATGTTCCCACCACGACCAACATGATGGGGAACTACCCCGACAACAATTACTGGCAGTGGGCGGATTCGATTGATGTCATCAGTTGGAACGTTTACCCCGACTGGCATCACTTTGATACCGAAATTGACGTGGCACAAAGCACGGCTTGGAACCACGATTTGTATCGTTCGATGAAAGGTGGCCAGCCGTTCTACTTGATGGAAACCACGCCGTCGCAGACCAACTGGCAGCAGGTGCCGACGCCCAAGCGCCCCGGTATCCATCGCCTGATGTGCCTGCAAGCCATCGCACACGGTTCGGAATCGGCGCTTTATTTTCAGTTCCGCAAAAGTCGCGGCAGCATCGAAAAGTTTCACGGCGCGATTGTCGGCCACGACGGCACATCCGACACACGCGTGTTTCGCGAAGTCGCTGAAGTCGGAAGCGATTTCAAGAAACTGCAAGAAGTTTCCGGCTCGCGTATCGCCGCCGAAGTCGCCCTGATTTACGATTGGGAAAATGAGTGGGCGATCACTGGCGCCCAGGGGCCGCGCAATCGCGACCGCAACTATCGCCAAACTGTTGAAGAGCTGCATCGCCCTTTCTGGCGACGCGGCATCAGCGCTGATGTGATTGATTCGACGGTTGATTTTTCAGGCTACAAGATCCTCATCGCGCCGATGCTTTATATGCTGCGACCCGGCGTGGCCGAACGCATTACGGCTTTCGTGGAAAACGGCGGCACTTTCGTCGCCACATACCTGACAGGAATCGCGGATGAAAGCGACCTGTGTTTCCTCGGCGGTTTCCCCGGACCGTTGCGCGAAGTGATGGGATTGTGGATCGAAGAAACCGATGTGCTGCAAGACCATCACGAGCAAAGCGTCCTATTTAGCGACGGGAGTACCCCGCTCGGCGGGCGCAGTTACAAAGCGCGGCATTACTGCGATATCGTGCGCTTGGAAAGTGCGAAGGTGTTGGCGATTTACGGCGAGCAGTTCTACGCGGGAACTCCGGCGCTGACGGAAAACCAATTCGGCAAAGGCCGCGCTTTTTACATCGCTTCGCGCAACGACGCCAATTTTCACGAAGATTTTGTGGGCGGTTTGATTGACTCGTGCGTCTTGAAACGAGCCCTTGAAACCGAGATCCCCGAAGGCGTTTCAGTTCAAATGCGCGCCGACGAGAACCACGAATGGATCTTTATTCTCAACTTCAGTAATTCCGCGCAGCAGATGACGCTGCCTGATGCAGAGTACCTTGATGTGCTGGAAGGGCGCACCGCGTCTTCCACGCTCCATCTCCCGATTTTCGGCGCGAGCGTATTGCGCCGCGCAAGAGCGGGCGACACGGCCAAAATTTCGTCGCACAAATAA